The genomic DNA GGTAAACTGGATTTCGCGCGTTTCGCCGGGCGGGATTGTGTATGTCTCGAAGCCGATACGCTCGCTACCTCCCGACCCAAGGTTGTCGATGGCTCCGGCGTCGGTGATAGCCACCCGAGCGCGACTGTCTGCCTCGATGGTGATATGGGCCGTGCGGTCGGTCCAGTCGACTTCCAGCACGTCGCTGTTACCCAGCTGATGTTCAATTGTCTGTGCCTCGTCGCCGTCCGGTGTCGGCGTTGGTGTCTCGGCTTGGGCAGCGGCGGGCGCCGTGAGACAGCCGACGACAGCGACAAAAACAAGGAGTACGGTGGTTATTCGCTTCATCGTTGGTAACGTCGTCGTCAGACCGGCAGCACGTCGATGTAGCCAGCCGTCTCAAGAGCCCACGCCGACAGGCCGACCGCGGCGACCGTGCCGAGCAGCCGGAGCATTGTCACTCGCCCCCCAGCGCGATACCGGCGAATATCAGGGCCAGCACGCCAGCGCCGGCTGCGGCGGCCGACTGGCCGATACCGGAGAACCAGCCGCCGATGCCGCCGAGGTCGATACCGCCGCCTATCCCAAGACCGTCGTTATGTGCTTCTTCGTATTTCTCAATTAGTTCATCATTCCGTTGCTCCATCTCATTCCATTCTTCTTGCGTAATGTAGTTGTCATCTTCTTGTGGCTCGGTGAAGCGTTCGAACTCAGCGGAATCATATTCCTCACCGTCAGAATCTTCGAATTTCTCCACTTCGAACGGCTCTTTAATCTGCACTGTTTCGTATCTTGTTTCGTCAGTATCGGCATAGTAGCTGACAGACTCTATTTCCGTTATCGCTGTCTCAAGCTGGTCGGACAGGTCAATTTCCCAGTAACCATCTGACTCGTTAAAGTCGCTTCTAGTAACTTCGACAGTCTCCCCGTGTCCTGTTTCAATGCGATAAAGCGTATCGGGAAACGGTTTGTCGGTAAACGTTGCTACACCGCCATCAACAGATTCGTCATAATCCGACCAGATACCTTCGCCTTGCGATATGTCATAGGTAAAGTAAAGGTCGTCATCGAGGTCGTCGGGGTCGTAGATTTCCCCAACTTCGAGAGTTAGGTCCTCGGACGTTGTGGCGAATGAACCGCGAAGCGTCGCGTCATATTCGGGAATATGTATCGTTGCTTCTCGCTCTACATCAACCGGCATATTAAGCGCAATAAGGTCAGCGACAGCCTGCGGGAAATCCTCATCTTCGGCCATCATCTCAGCGCGCTCGCGGGGCGTCACAAGGTCTTCAACGTCAAGCTCGCCCGACTGCACTTCACCATACACTTCATCAACCCACATCGCAAGGCCGCTGCGTACCTCGTCAAAAGTGTCTTCAATGTCAGTAACAAGGTTTCTCCACTCACTATCGTCCAGCAAAATGAAGTCTTCATAGTCTTCATAGTCTTCACCGGACATATCAACCGGAGCATTATCAGAAGGTGTGTAATCACCAGTCTGTTCCTTCTCGAAGATGCTGTAGTACCCTTCACCGGCACCGCCGCCGCGCCAATCACGCACAAACAGACCGTTCAGACCGAACACTTCGCCAGTAGGAAGCTCGTAGTCGAATTTATCAGTCTCGTAGGACACTGTACTATAATCATCAAAAACCTCGTCCTCTGGTAGGTCGGAATGTTCGTTAATAGCGTCACCAACAGACCCTACTTCAACGACTGTCTCGTTCCAACTTTCAAGCAGGTTCTTAAGCACGGTGGCTTCTTGTTCATTGACAGTTGATTCAGCAGCACTATACACATCATCTTGTGGAGACTGCTCGTTTAGCTCCTTAATGGCATCCAGTTTACCCTCGGTGTATGCGGTATGCTCGATGCCTTCGAGGATGTTCTCATTGTCGATAAACGTACTCTGGTTTGTCGAGTAACGGGTTCTAAGTGTCTGATAGGCCTCTTGCTTGAGTGCGTCCTGAGTAAGTCCTTCAGGCGGTGTATCGGAACCTAACACTTCAAATTCGCGCAGCGCCCAACCAACGGCAGCACTTCCGCCAATAGCTCCGGCAGCCTTCGCAGCGCCGGCAGCCCCGACAGGTATTGCCGGGATTAGCGCCTCGGCTTCGGCCGTCTGGCTGGCGAGGCCACCTGCACCGACGGCAGTTGCCGCAGTAGCAGCGGTGGCCGCTCGCACAAATCCACGTCGAGAGAGTCGAGACTGTCCGATATTGGCCCCCGCCGTGTGGTATGTCTCAGGCTCCCCGTCGTCGGTGCTGCCGGACTTACCAACGTCGCTGCTCATAGCGTCACCCCTGAGGCGAGCGCGGCCCCTGCAAGCGCCGTCGCGGCTCCGGCGAGATACAGCGCCACCTCCTCGGCCCGGAGATGCCGGTCAAGGAGCTGCATTAGTTGGCCCTCCCGGCGAGCGCGATACCGCCCACCACGAGCACGAGCGCGCCGACCGCGCCGATACCGAGGCTGGTGTTGTCGATGTCGTCGCCGATGTCGCCGACTCCGCCGCCGCCGAAGAAGCTCCCACCGATAGTGCCGACCGCGTCTTCGTCGTCGTCGTAGAGGGCGGCGTTGTCGAAGTGGTAGGCGTCGGCGTCGTCGTCGAGGCTGTCGTTCCAGTCGGCTTCTAGCGTTCCGGTGTCGTCGGTCAGCTCGTCGCCGTCGTCGGTTTCGAGCACGTCGCCGTCTTCGTCTTCGATTTGCAGCTCGTCAGCGTCGACAGCGTCCCACTCGAACGTGACTGTGGTCCCGATCTCAAGGCCGGACAGGTCGATGTCGGGTAGCTCGTCGTCGACGTTGGTAACATCGTGGTCGGTGTTGGTGTCGACCGCCGAGGCGACGATTTCGTCGTCCACCTCATCGAATGTGAGTTCGACGTAATCGTCAGTGCCGTCGTCCGTTTCCTCTGCGAGTGCCGGGGCAGCGACCGCTCCGGCGAACGTGGTTGCCAGCACGACTGTCAGGGTCAGAATGAGGGTTGTTCGTGTCATTGTCAGCAGTTGTCGATGATTCCGAAGGTGTCTGCGGCGTCGTAAATCGCGATACCGCCGATGAGCATCGCGACGCCGCCGGTCATCTCGGGACCCATCGCATCGAGGATGTTGAATCCGAACAGTCCGAAAACAGTCCAACTGAGGGCTGAAATCGCCAAGACGGCCGTCAGGGCCATCTCCGTCGGGGTTGCTCTGGTCATTGGTTGGTAACCCATCGGAGAAAGCCCGCCCCCATCCTAGATGGTCGGGAATCCGCACGGTCCCTAGGGACCGGCGGTACGCTTATCCTAATCTAGACGGTACGAGCAGGTATGCCGATTCGGAAGCTCCGGCAGCTCGACGACGATTCAGCAGGTGTGACGCTCCCGAAAGACGACCTCCGCGAGAACGGACTACTCGGCGACGACGGCCAGATCGAAGACGACCAACACGTTGTCATCGAGCAGGTTGACGACGGCGAGTGGACAGTTCGGACCGTCGACGTGGTCTGAAACCCGTTTTCGGTCAGGTCAAGCCATGAGATAAGGCCGAGAGTTTATATATCCTTACCAACGTATGTAGTGCTACGCAGTCGGAGCAAAAAGTCACCCCGCAGGTGGGGACGGACTACACCGAATGCGGCTGCATTCAAAAACCAAACTATGAATCTGAGTGACCTACTCAACACGGAAACCGACGATAGACGGGCTGTATCGCCAGTTATAGGGGTAATTCTCATGGTCGCGATTACCGTCATTCTTGCGGCCGTCATCGGGACCTTTGTCCTCGGACTGGGTGACCAAGTTCAGGAAACCGCACCCAACGCGCAGATTAGCGGTGAACAAATCACTCTTGATGAGGGAGACCTCGATGACGAAGAGGCTGTGCGAATAACGCATGAAAGTGGAGACGCAATCAATCCGAATGAAATAGAGATTACTGTCGACGGACAGACTGCTGCCAGCGTAGAGCCCGACAGCGATGTTGACGAAGCCGACACAAGCGATGATGGACCGACTATATGGACTGGCGGAGACCGAATTAGCGCTGGAGATCGTGTTCAGATTGTCGGTACGTATGATGTAGACGGCGATCAGTTTGACGAGGAACTCGACGATGAAGACGAAATCCGCGTCACATGGCAGGCACCCGGTGGCGACCGAACCGCTACCCTGTTCACGTTCGAAGTAGACGACTAAGAAGGTAACTGAAGCCATTTGCTGGCTTTCGTTTCACATGCTTCCCAGCCCAGTAGACGCCACCACCGCCAAACGAAAGCTCGTCGATACATACGACAACCCGAGCTACGAGGACCCGTGGGACGCTGTCGAAGACTACGAACACGTCCAACGATACACCGCCGCCCATCCTCAGCAAGGGTCGCAAGCAGTCAGCACAGCAACTGACCTCCCACGGGGCCGCATCCGGTCGTGGGTCGACAGCGACGGCATGCCGGACTGTTACCGGGGGCTCCAGACTGCCCTCACGAACGGCTGGATACTCGACAGTTGGAGTGACGAGACAGCCCGCCCGATGGCGATGCTGGCAGCGTGGACGCTCGCAAGCGGTAGTATCAACGAGCATTGGACGCCGACGTGGGTAACTGACGGCGACGACGAAGCTGACGCACTACGCCACCACGCCGACCGTGCCAACGTCGTCATCGAGCAGGCTCGTGAGGCAGAGGACGACCGGCCGGCGGAGTGGCGGCCGGCAGAATCAGCCTCGGTGCTCGGCCGGGTGCTCTATACGTGGCTCGGCCACCGTGGCGACAAGAACCACGCAGTACCGTTTCCGGCGTTCTTGGAAAGCGCCCCTGACCAGATTCGGCTAGACTTCGCTCGCGTCCACACCCAGCAACGGGGTATCATTCGCGACGACCGACCGGACCGGTTCGTGCAGATCATGGCGGAGCGAAGTGAGGGCTTCCGTCGGGCGCTGAAGGAGCTGCTACAGTCGGTCGTTGGTAATCCCGACGACATCCGCGGCGACAGTTGGCCGCTTCGTATCTACGGCGACGCAATCGACACCCTACGACAGTATCCAGAGCTG from Natronomonas pharaonis DSM 2160 includes the following:
- a CDS encoding type IV pilin, which encodes MNLSDLLNTETDDRRAVSPVIGVILMVAITVILAAVIGTFVLGLGDQVQETAPNAQISGEQITLDEGDLDDEEAVRITHESGDAINPNEIEITVDGQTAASVEPDSDVDEADTSDDGPTIWTGGDRISAGDRVQIVGTYDVDGDQFDEELDDEDEIRVTWQAPGGDRTATLFTFEVDD